ATGATATTGCTGGTGATAAAATCTGCACCTGTGGACATCCGTTGCATCAGATGGGCGAGGAGATCTCTGAGCAGCTGGATTACGTTCCCGCACAGTTAAAAGTCATTCAAAACGTGCGCTTGAAGTATGCCTGTAAATCTTGCACCGAAGGGGTGCGTGTGGCTGAAGTGCCCAATGCGCCTCTTCTCAAAAGCATGGCATCTGCGAATCTATTGGCCCACATCATCGTCTCCAAGTACCAAGATCATCTACCCCTTTATCGACAATCTCAGATGTGGGAGCGGTTTGAAGTTGACTTAGGTCGGGCCACGATGAGCCGTTGGATTCTTCAAATAGGTGATCTCTTGAGCCCTTTAAAAGAGCTTTTAAGATCTGAGATTCTCAAGGAGACTTATGTACGGGCAGATGAAACGCGGGCTCAAGTTTTAAAGGAATGTGACCGCAAGGCGCAAACGCAATCCTATATGTGGGTGTATATGACCGGGTCGTCATCTCATCACGCCATTTCTTATGAATACACGCCCACACGCAAAGGTGAAAATGCCAAAGAATTCCTGAAGGGTTTTAAAGGTTACCTTCATACGGATGGGTATGGTGGTTACAAAGCCTTGGCGCAAAGTCAAGACATCACGGCTGTGGGATGTTGGGCCCATGCGCGGCGCAAGTTTGCGGACATTATTAAAAGTACAGGCAACACCACGGGCAAATCTGCCGAGGCGCTCACCATCATCAGAAGCCTTTATAAAATTGAAAAAGACGCCAAAGAGGCTCAATACCCGCCCGATAAGATCCAAAAGCTCCGACAAGAAAAAGCCAAGCCCATCCTTGAGAAATTCAAGGTCTTGCTTAAGGAGCACAAAAAAGTGATTGTTCCCAAAAGTCCCTTGGGGCAAGCGGTTGGCTATGTTTTAAGGCAATGGGGCCCCTTGACAGAATACCTCAATGATGGCCGCTTGGATATTGACAACAACATGGCAGGACGCGCCATCCGTCCATTTGCTGTGGGCCGAAAAAACTGGCTTTTTATGGGCAATGTCAAAGGTGCCCACGCCTCAGCTGTCATCTATTCCCTCATTGAGACCTGCAAAGCCAATGGCGTCAATGCTTTTGACTATTTCCGCTACGTCCTCGCCAACATCAATTCCACACCTGAAAATAATTATTCCCACCTCCTCCCCTGGAATCTTAAGTATTCCCTTTCTAATTTACACCAATAAGACGCTTACGTTATTTTCCTGTGAGCTTTTACCGTGCTTGGCATATCCAAGATGGTGTCCAAGCTCGCCTTCGAGCGCCTTTTCGATGAGGGCTTTTTTGATGAGGGCTTTTTTGATGAGGGCTTTTTTGAGGTCGAGGAAAACATTTTTCTCATTGAGGATATCGGCAGGATCGCCAATTAATTCGAGAAGTTCGTCAAGAGTTTCAGGTCTGATTTTGTGTGTTTTTGACATGTGTGTTGTCCTTGTGTGTTAGGGTTGTGGGGCATGGATATGATGCATAACTCTTACGAGTTCTGCACATACCCACACCCCCTTCATCAACTCCCATTTACACAAACTTTCTGACAGAACCTGATGCGATTAATTAAATTTTATTATGTAGATCAAGGCTTATTCTAATTGATTCCTCTATAAACTCACTCATGCTTTTTTTGTTTTTAATGCAAAAAATTTGCAAATCCAATTTTAGTGAGGAGTCTATGTTGAGGGAAATTCTCTCCTTCTTAATTTCAATTGTCTTACCTTTAATTTTCTTAGTGTCTTCATCGCAAACTATACTATGTGTTTGCGACTCTGGCTCAACCTTCACAAGATCCTCGGTTAACATAAATTTTGACTTTGCCATTTTTTTCCTAAGCCACAAATTTTGATTTTTTATTTTGTTTAGATTCAAAAAGTCTATCTTTTATGAATTTCCAAACTTGCCTGCTTTCTTCTTCTGCTGCTTTATCTATTTCACAAGCTGAGTTTCCCATTCCCATTGCTGATGCATATGATGTTCTATTTGAAATTACAGCGGGTGCTACGGGACCAAAACTAGATAATACAGATGATGCCTGAAATGTCGCTTTTGACCTAACAATGCCTTGAGTAAGAACAAAAACGTATTTTTTATCTTGCTCTTCAACCATACTAATTGTTCTACCTATGGCACTTAAATCAGGTGCGGTTGGTTTGGAAGGAATTAATACTAAATCAGCTAGACTAATGCCTAGCCTTGAGTTTTGACTGGCATCTCCAGGTGTATCCACTATACAAAGCTCAAAACCTTTGCTGGAAATGTTTTTTAGAACCTCCTCTGTTTTTTTCTCTGGAAGGTCTATTAGAGGCAAATCATCTGAGTCTCTTCTATTCCACCATCCTTCAAGTGTCTTCTGGGGATCGAGATCGACAATTATAGTTTTAATCCCATCCCTAATTGATTCTAAAGCTAAATGGGCCGCACAAGTAGACTTACCTGCTCCGCCCTTTCTATTAGCAACTGTCAGTACCTTCATAGCTCCTAATCCATATTCAGTTTCATTGTGATACATTACTACATCCAATCAGAATGCACAATGTGTGTATTTTTTTTGAACGATCTGAAACGTTATAGATTAAGCAAGTCGTAAAAGAACTATGGCTCTTTAGATCCTGTCGTCATGAGAGTTGAGGCCAAAGGACAAGGCAGAGAATTTGAGCAGTAGCCAAGAAGGAAGCGGTGTTTTTCGCATATCGCGTGGCAATGCCTCTCCATCTCTTCAGATGCAAGAAAGCATTTTCAACCAAGCGCCTGATTTTATACAAATCTTTGTCGTAATCCCGCTGGATTTTTCTATTCTTTCTGGTCGGAATGTTTGTCCGAATGCAGATAGAAGTGAGACAAAATTGGGAGGGATGGAGATGAGCTGAGCGCGCCCCCAAATTGCGCTGTAGCGAGGCTCATCTCCATTGCCACACCCAACCAGGCCTCAAGAATAGGAAATCTAAAAAACCTATTGATGGAGGCCTGGATGAGGATCCACGGATTACATAAAAATAAGCATAGGCTTTATGCATATGCGCGTACACAAGACTGTTTGGACGTCTATCGCAAACGGTATGAAGACGGCGTGAGGCGTTGGAAAAAACTCAAATTTGAAAACGTTTGTGATTCCAGGTGCCAAGACATTTGCGGGATGTCCCGCGCAACTTATTATCGCCACAAGAAGATCCTGAAGGACCTTAACAAAGGGAGTGTTCCCCCTTCAAAAAAGCCACGAAATCTCAACAAACCGCACTGGGGAGAGGCAGAACTTCAGCTTGTGAAAGTGCGCCGCGAAAATCCCACCTATGGCAAAGAGAAAATCGCCATCATTCTCAAGCGAGACCATGGGCAAATCCTGAGCGAAAGCACCGTCGGCCGTATCCTGACCTCCCTCAAAAACAAGGGGCTTGTGCAAAAATCACCCTCCGCCCTGAGAACAAAAAGAAAAAGACAATTTAAAAGCCATGCAAAACCTTGGACTTTCAAGGATTATAAAACGATGACGCTTGGTGAGCGGGTTCAGATTGACCATATGACAGTCACCAAAAATGGTATCTGTTTCAAGCACTTCCAGGCTTGGGAAAGAGGCTCGAAATTTATCTATGCGAGTGTGTATGCCCATGCCAAGAGCTCAAGCGCCAAACGCTTCTTGCTTAAGTTTGTAAAGCAGGCCCCCTTTAAAATTCAATCCATTCAAGTTGAGGGAAGATCTGAATTTATGGCGGAATTTGAGGAAGCCTGTGA
This DNA window, taken from Candidatus Bealeia paramacronuclearis, encodes the following:
- the tnpC gene encoding IS66 family transposase, producing the protein MKNEPQTSLKISSVFDAVALYKNLQKSEKDKAILATQNEHLVQEVDRLTHLLLQMKQSKFGRSSEKIKFEEFPKLPGFENVFDEVYEEPPLEAEKAGAESETENDSGKDKSSSTLLKKGRRPLPAHLPRERVIHDIAGDKICTCGHPLHQMGEEISEQLDYVPAQLKVIQNVRLKYACKSCTEGVRVAEVPNAPLLKSMASANLLAHIIVSKYQDHLPLYRQSQMWERFEVDLGRATMSRWILQIGDLLSPLKELLRSEILKETYVRADETRAQVLKECDRKAQTQSYMWVYMTGSSSHHAISYEYTPTRKGENAKEFLKGFKGYLHTDGYGGYKALAQSQDITAVGCWAHARRKFADIIKSTGNTTGKSAEALTIIRSLYKIEKDAKEAQYPPDKIQKLRQEKAKPILEKFKVLLKEHKKVIVPKSPLGQAVGYVLRQWGPLTEYLNDGRLDIDNNMAGRAIRPFAVGRKNWLFMGNVKGAHASAVIYSLIETCKANGVNAFDYFRYVLANINSTPENNYSHLLPWNLKYSLSNLHQ
- a CDS encoding AAA family ATPase; translated protein: MYHNETEYGLGAMKVLTVANRKGGAGKSTCAAHLALESIRDGIKTIIVDLDPQKTLEGWWNRRDSDDLPLIDLPEKKTEEVLKNISSKGFELCIVDTPGDASQNSRLGISLADLVLIPSKPTAPDLSAIGRTISMVEEQDKKYVFVLTQGIVRSKATFQASSVLSSFGPVAPAVISNRTSYASAMGMGNSACEIDKAAEEESRQVWKFIKDRLFESKQNKKSKFVA